The DNA segment CGTGTTCGTCTTGGAGTAGTTTCAGATGGAAGTACAGGATACGAAACCACTGCTTCCATCCAAGCGTAAGCGTTGGTTCTAAAGTACACCGCAGGCTCAAGATTTACCGCAGTGTAAACGTTGAGATAATTCTCTTCAAAATCTTGTCGAGCTGCTTGGCATAAAACCTCTGCTACAAAATTTAAATCACTGGTATATGCAATTTGAACTGCTGTCTCATTCCAAATAAAAGGAGCTTGTGGTCCAGAGTAATTTAAAACCTCCGATTTTAATACCATCGAATTCGGAAATCGAATCACTCGACCACTCATACGGTCGTTTGTGAGATAGTTACCGCTAAGCTCAAGTAAAGTGGTATCTAAGTAATTGATTTCGATTACATCGCCTTTAAAGCCATTTAATTCGATTCTTTCGCCAACACGATAAGGAGTTCTAAAGATGATATAAAGCCAGCCAATAAATGACGAAATAGGCGTCTGCAAAGCAAAACCTAAAATAAGAGACAAAAGTCCAAAGGAAACTGCTGCAGTGTACCAGTTTTGGAAAAGGAATGAGAGCAGCATCACAAATACCAAAAGGTTGATGACAAGATGTGAGATTCGGACAAGATTGTAATTATGTCCAACCGACTGATTACGAGAAACTATATACCTTTCGACCAATTTTCCAATAAATAAAAAAACGGCAATGATCAGAAAAGTGATGGATGCTTTTAAAATTACAGGCAAATAGTCACGAGGAATTTCAAAAATTTTAAAGCTTACCAAAAGATATATTGCTAGAAAAACGACTGCCGCTATCAGATAGAAAGTAAGCCAATACCGTCTCTTGGCGTTGGCTTCGGGAGTATTTAAATTTACTTTCGATTTAACTTTATCTACTATCATATTAAATTGTTTTCTTTTTGATTCTGCATTTGCTTTTTAACAACTTGAAAAGTACTTATTTTATTTTACATGAGACTTACGTAATTTTTGGATTGTTCTGAAGATTGGATGGAAGTTTGTAACTTTGATTCATTAAATTGCATTACTATAGTAGTGAATTATTTATTGACGGTTTTAAGTTTGATGAAAAAATGATGCGAAATCAGCTGGCGATATTTTTTGCTCCCGCAGATCCCGCAGATAAATTCATAAAAAAATCTCTGATAATTTGCGAAATCAGTGGGCGATATATTTTGCTTCCGCAGATCCCGCAGAAATCTTCAGAAAAATTCATAATAAAACTCTCCGATAATTTGCGAAATCAGTGGGCGATATCTTTTGATCCCGCAGATCCCGCAGAAATTACAGATAAATTCATAAAAAAACTCTCCGATAATTTGCGAAATCAGCGGGCAATATTACTTGCTCCCGCAGATCTCGCAGATCCCGCAGATTTTCTCAGATCCCGCAGATATTTTCTGATAAATTCATAAAAAAACTCTCCGATAATTTGCGAAATCAGTGGGTAATATTTTTCGCTTCCGCAGATCCCGCAGATCCCGCAGAAATTCTCAGATAAATTCATAGAAAACTCTCCGATAATTTGCGAAATCAGTGGGCGATATCTTTTGCTCCCGCAGATCCCGCAGATATTCTCAGATAAATTCATAAAAAAAAACTCTCCGATAATCTGCAAAATCAGCGGGCAATATCTTTTGCTCCCGCAGATCCCGCAGAAATTCTCAGATAAATTCATAAAAAACTCTCCGATAATTTGCGAAATCAGTGGACGATATTATTTGCTCCCGCAGATCCCGCAGATCCCGCAGATCCCGCAGATAAATTCATAAAGAAACTCTCCGATAATTTGCGAAATCAGCGGGCGATATTTTTTGCTTCCGGAGATCCCGCAGAAATTACAGATAAATTCATAAAAAAACTCTCCGATAATCTGCAAAATCAGCGAGCAATATTATTTGCTCCCGCAGATCCTGCAGAAATTCTCAGATAAATTCATAAAAAACTCTCCGATAATGTGCGAAATCAGCGGGCGATATTTTTTGCTTCCGGAGATCCCGCAGAAATTACAGATAAATTCATAATAAAACTCTCCGATAATTTGCGAAATCAGTGGGCGATATCTTTTGATCCCGCAGATCCCGCAGAAATTTTCAGATAAATTCATAAAAAAACTCTCCGATAATCTGCGAAATCAGCGAGTAATATTATTTGCTTCCGCAGATCCCGCAGATATTCTCAGATAAATTCATAAAAAAAACTCTCCGAGAATCTGCAAAATCAGCGAGAAATATTTTTTGCTTCCGCAGATCCCTCAGATATTTTCTGATAAATTCATAAAAAACTCTCCGATAATTTGCGAAATCAGTGGGCGATATTTTTTGCTTCCGCAGATCCCGCAGATATTCTCAGATAAATTCATAAAAAAACTCTCCGATAATTTGCGAAATCAGCGGGCGATATTTTTTGCTTCCGCAGATCTCGCAGAAATTTTCAGATAAATTCATAAAAAAACTCTCCGATAATCTGTGAAATCAGCGAGCGATATCTTTTGCTCCCGCAGATATTCTCAGATAAATTCATAAAAAAACTCTCCGATAATCTGCGAAATCAGCGAGCAATATTATTTGCTCCCGCAGATCTCGCAGATATTCGCAGAAATTCTCAGATAAATTCATAAATAAACTCTCCGATAATCTGCGAAATCAGCGGGCGATATTTTTTGCTCCCCCAGATCCCCCAGATATTCTCAGAGAAATTCATAAAAAAACTCTCCGATAATTTGCGAAATCAGCGGGCGGTATTTTTTGCTCCCGCAGATCCCGCAGAAATTCTCAGATAAATTCATAAAAAACTCTCCGATAATCTGCGAAATCAGCGGGCAATATTTTTTGCTTCCGCAGATCCCGTAGATATTCTCAAATAAATTCATAAAAAAACTCTCCGATAATTTGCGAAATCAGCGGGCAATATTTTCGCTTCCGCAGATCTCGCAGATAAATTCATAAAAAACTCTCCGATAATCTGCGAAATCAGCGGGCAATATTTTTTGCTTCCGCAGATCCCGCCGATATTCTCAGATAAATTCATAAAAAAACTCTACGATAATCTGCGAAATCAGCGGGCAATATTTTTCGCTTCCGCAGATCCCGCAGAAATTCTCAGATAAATTCATAAAAAACTCTCCGATAATTTGCGAAATCAGTGGGCGATATCTTCTGCTCCCGCAGATCCCGCAGAAATTCTCAGATAAATTCATAAAAAAACTCTCCGATAATTTGCGAAATCAGCGAGCAATATTTTTTGCTCCCGCAGATCCCGCAGAAATTCTCAGATAAATTCATAAAAAAACTCTCCGATAATTTGCTAAATCAGCGGGCGATATTTTTTGCTCCCGCAGATCCCGCAGAAATTCTCAGATAAATTCATAAAAAAACTCTCCAATAATCTGCGAAATCAGCGGGCAATATTTTTTGCTCCCGCAGATCCCGCTGATATTCGCAGATAAATTCATAAAAAAAATCTTCGATAATCTTCGATAATCTGCGAAATCAGCGGGTAATATTTTTCGCTTCCGCAGATCCCGCAGAAATTACAGATAAATTCATAAAGAAACTCTCCGATAATCTGCGAAATCAGCGGGCGATATTTTTTGCTCCCCCAGATCCCCCAGATATTCTCAGAAAAATTCATAAAAAAACTCTCCGATAATTAGCGAAATCAGCGGGCAATATTTTTTGCTCCCGCAGATCCCTCAGATATTTGCAGATTAACTCATAAAAAAGCTTTGCGATAATCGACAGCATTACTTTTTACTCTCTCAGATTCCGCAGATATTCGCAGATTAACTCATAAAAAAACTCTGCGAAAATTCGACAGCATTATTTTTTACTCCCGCAGATCCCGCAGAATTTCTCAGATAAATTCATAAAAAAAACTCTCCGCAGAAAAAAATAATTGAAAAGTTTGTAATTGGATTTCTAATAGCTATTCCAGTTCTTGCAATTGTGGGATTAGTATCAGTTATTATGTGGCTGTTTGATCAAAATAGAACTTATCAAATCCATTTTCTCCCTACATTTGCGGTCTATGCAAAATTTCCCTTCTTCTCTTTCTAAAAAACTTGACAAACGTCTTGAAGACAATGCACTCCGAAAACTCGGTTCGCAATCATCATTGAT comes from the Flavobacterium ardleyense genome and includes:
- a CDS encoding mechanosensitive ion channel family protein translates to MIVDKVKSKVNLNTPEANAKRRYWLTFYLIAAVVFLAIYLLVSFKIFEIPRDYLPVILKASITFLIIAVFLFIGKLVERYIVSRNQSVGHNYNLVRISHLVINLLVFVMLLSFLFQNWYTAAVSFGLLSLILGFALQTPISSFIGWLYIIFRTPYRVGERIELNGFKGDVIEINYLDTTLLELSGNYLTNDRMSGRVIRFPNSMVLKSEVLNYSGPQAPFIWNETAVQIAYTSDLNFVAEVLCQAARQDFEENYLNVYTAVNLEPAVYFRTNAYAWMEAVVSYPVLPSETTPRRTRILTAALPILNASPDKVKFPDGVAR